The genomic region AAACGCTATTAATCCCGCAAAATTATACGTGTTAATCACCCACGTTATTAAAAAGATCAAGGCAATGGCCAGGTAAAGAATCATGAGCCTTCAGTTCATTACGGTAATACGGCAATTAAACTCCTGGCGGCTCATATATCAAATTAATACGAAGCCAGTAAATCAATTTCTTTCCATTATGAATCATGATTGAGTCTCAAAAGTGCTCCTTGCTAAATTCACGAGGGCTTCGATATCGGGCAGATCTCTTCTAACTTGGTCAGGTCTAAGCCTTGCCTCATGAAATCCCTCCACGTGTAAAAACCATGCCCGTCCCCACCACCACCTGACCTCCCTCTTACCAAGCCTATCTGCGGCGTCATCCACAGCATCAAATAGTAATTGCGCTGTCCACCTACCAATCTCAGACGCTCTCCTCGCCTCGTCTAGGCCTAGGATTATGGCGATCGCCTTGATGGCCTCCTCAGCCGCCTTGTAGAGCTTCTCACTGGCCTGCACGGGATCCTTCTCGATTAAATTCCTACCTTCATTTAGGAATTTTTCTGCGAGTTCAAGATGCGCTTTACTCGTTGTTAATGGGTCAAGCGATAATGCCTTTGATATTAGGTCAATTATGTCAATGCCCCTTTTCTCCGCCTC from Vulcanisaeta distributa DSM 14429 harbors:
- a CDS encoding PaREP1 family protein → MEIPKLILDEAEKRGIDIIDLISKALSLDPLTTSKAHLELAEKFLNEGRNLIEKDPVQASEKLYKAAEEAIKAIAIILGLDEARRASEIGRWTAQLLFDAVDDAADRLGKREVRWWWGRAWFLHVEGFHEARLRPDQVRRDLPDIEALVNLARSTFETQS